In Mangifera indica cultivar Alphonso chromosome 1, CATAS_Mindica_2.1, whole genome shotgun sequence, a single genomic region encodes these proteins:
- the LOC123229807 gene encoding putative phytosulfokines 4: MAKVKVGTLFMVLLLVLFSTLIHAARPEPAFPNHSPTKTQLVDVAGDDCQGGSDEECLMRRTLVAHTDYIYTQKQHP; this comes from the exons ATGGCTAAAGTTAAGGTTGGCACCCTCTTCATGGTACTTCTCCTCGTACTGTTCTCAACACTAATCCACGCCGCCCGTCCAGAACCAGCTTTTCCCAACCATTCTCCTACAAAAACCCAACTG GTAGATGTAGCGGGAGATGACTGCCAAGGAGGCTCAGATGAAGAGTGCTTGATGAGAAGAACTCTTGTTGCTCATACTGATTACATCTATACCCAGAAGCAGCATCCTTga